One window from the genome of Salvia splendens isolate huo1 chromosome 9, SspV2, whole genome shotgun sequence encodes:
- the LOC121749522 gene encoding molybdenum cofactor sulfurase-like, whose protein sequence is MHSPRLKAATQVCFQGCCPNPIAKGPLPEAEQPITKTSSTLAVCRHNFAATTASSLFPATNFTNHESIPSLQESFGQFIKAYPKYSDTAPVDQIRAREYGHLELSNHVSLDYIGVGLFSQSQVMSRYRSAISSPSSSDFPLFGISFKSVSLKSQLLHGGEGSELESAIKKRIMEFLNISQNDYAMVFTVNRSAAFKLVAESYPYQSSRKLLTVYDHESEALSSMISTSGKRGARFMAAEFKWPRLRIHSAKLRKMVVRKKKKKKQRGLFVFPLQSRMTGASYSYQWMTLAQEHGWHVLLDACALGPKDMDSFGLSLFSPDFLICSFYKVFGEDPTGFGCLFVKKSVVPMLEASAGAGIVSITAAKNDSSSCTTDTELEQMAKLDINEEAVKEGIAEKGNMECRCLDHVDSLGLTVISSRRRYLINWVVTAVTKLQHPNRLDSFPLVTIYGPRGKFDRAPALAFNICDWKGEMVEPALVQKLADRNHISLSNGMLHHIWYAEKGDEEKQKLFERSCRAKKRGGNDDHKINVVTAALTYLANFEDVYRLWAFIAQFLDADFVEKERWRYTALNQKTIEV, encoded by the coding sequence ATGCATTCACCTCGTTTGAAAGCGGCAACTCAAGTATGCTTTCAGGGTTGTTGTCCGAATCCGATTGCGAAAGGACCGCTGCCAGAGGCGGAGCAGCCTATCACGAAGACAAGCAGCACGTTGGCTGTTTGCCGTCACAACTTTGCAGCAACAACTGCATCTTCTCTTTTCCCTGCTACAAACTTCACCAACCATGAGTCTATCCCTTCTCTGCAAGAATCATTTGGTCAGTTCATCAAAGCTTACCCCAAGTACTCTGATACTGCTCCGGTTGATCAAATCCGGGCTCGTGAGTACGGCCACCTCGAGCTCTCCAACCATGTATCCCTAGATTACATTGGTGTTGGTCTTTTTTCCCAATCACAGGTGATGTCCCGGTACAGATCCGCTATCTCTTCTCCATCCTCGTCCGATTTTCCATTGTTCGGTATAAGCTTCAAGTCAGTGAGCCTCAAGTCGCAGCTTCTCCACGGCGGAGAAGGGTCGGAATTGGAATCCGCCATCAAGAAAAGGATCATGGAGTTTCTAAATATCTCACAAAATGATTATGCTATGGTATTCACAGTGAACAGATCAGCAGCATTCAAACTTGTAGCGGAATCCTACCCTTACCAATCCAGCCGCAAACTACTCACGGTCTACGACCATGAGAGTGAGGCGCTGAGCTCCATGATCAGCACATCGGGGAAGAGAGGGGCCCGCTTCATGGCAGCCGAGTTCAAGTGGCCAAGATTGAGGATTCACTCTGCGAAGCTGAGGAAGATGGTCgtgagaaagaagaaaaagaagaagcagaGAGGGCTGTTTGTGTTTCCACTTCAATCAAGAATGACAGGAGCCAGCTACTCATACCAATGGATGACCTTGGCGCAGGAGCACGGCTGGCACGTCCTACTCGACGCCTGTGCATTGGGGCCAAAAGACATGGACAGCTTCGGCCTTTCCCTCTTCAGCCCCGACTTCCTCATTTGCTCCTTCTACAAAGTATTTGGAGAGGACCCGACCGGCTTCGGATGCCTATTCGTCAAGAAATCTGTTGTCCCGATGCTGGAAGCTTCTGCAGGTGCGGGAATTGTGTCGATCACAGCTGCGAAGAACGACTCTTCTTCGTGTACTACAGACACAGAACTCGAACAAATGGCTAAACTTGATATAAACGAAGAAGCTGTAAAGGAAGGCATTGCTGAGAAGGGAAACATGGAATGCAGATGCTTGGATCATGTGGACTCATTAGGATTGACAGTGATCAGCAGCAGAAGAAGGTACCTGATCAACTGGGTGGTGACTGCGGTGACGAAGCTGCAGCATCCAAACCGGCTCGACAGCTTCCCTCTGGTGACAATCTACGGGCCGAGGGGGAAGTTCGACCGAGCCCCGGCATTGGCATTCAACATATGCGACTGGAAAGGGGAGATGGTGGAGCCTGCGCTGGTGCAGAAGCTGGCGGATAGGAATCACATATCGCTCAGCAATGGAATGCTGCACCACATTTGGTACGCGGAAAAGGGAGACGAGGAGAAGCAGAAGTTGTTCGAGAGGAGCTGCAGAGCAAAGAAGAGAGGCGGAAATGATGATCATAAAATCAATGTGGTAACTGCAGCGCTTACTTACTTGGCCAATTTTGAAGATGTGTATAGGCTGTGGGCTTTCATAGCTCAGTTTCTCGACGCCGACTTCGTGGAAAAGGAGAGGTGGAGATACACCGCGCTCAATCAAAAAACCATTGAAGTATAA